One Alligator mississippiensis isolate rAllMis1 chromosome 1, rAllMis1, whole genome shotgun sequence genomic window carries:
- the FAXC gene encoding failed axon connections homolog isoform X2 produces the protein METYLRMADLPYQNYFDGKLSPQGKMPWIEYNHKKVSGSEFIIDFLEEKLGVNLNKNLGPHERAVSRAVTKMVEEHFYWTLVYCQWVDNLHETQKMLSFTGPFSDLLKWILCHLTKGIVKREMYGHGIGRFSEEEIYKLMEKDMRSLAGLLGDKKYIMGPKLSTVDATVFGHLAQAMWTLPGTRPERLIKGELINLAMYCERIRRKFWPEWHHDDDNTLYESEESSEMSKAQTPLQDFSFYSRTETFDEEGTENSISHTPDTDYTGHSLFDSDVDMDDYRDHEQCK, from the exons AACTATTTTGATGGAAAACTTTCCCCTCAAGGGAAAATGCCCTGGATTGAATACAACCACAAAAAAGTATCTGGCAGTGAGTTCATTATTGACTTCTTGGAAGAGAAACTTGGAGTGAATTTAAATAAAAACCTTGGTCCACATGAAAGAGCTGTTTCTAGAGCAGTGACAAAAATGGTGGAGGAGCACTTCTATTG GACACTGGTGTATTGTCAGTGGGTGGACAATCTCCATGAGACTCAGAAGATGCTTTCATTTACTGGCCCCTTCAGTGACCTGTTGAAGTGGATTTTGTGCCATCTAACAAAAGGAATTGTGAAACGAGAAATGTATGGCCATGGTATTGGCCGCTTCTCTGAGGAAGAGATATACAAGCTGATGGAGAAAGACATGCGGTCTCTAGCAGGCCTTTTGG GTGACAAGAAGTACATCATGGGACCAAAGCTTTCCACTGTTGATGCCACTGTCTTTGGTCATCTAGCACAAGCAATGTGGACATTGCCAGGCACAAGGCCTGAGAGACTAATCAAAG GTGAACTCATTAATCTTGCTATGTACTGTGAAAGGATAAGAAGGAAATTCTGGCCCGAGTGGCACCATGATGATGATAATACCCTGTATGAATCTGAGGAAAGTAGTGAAATGAGCAAGGCTCAGACTCCATTGCAGGACTTCAGCTTTTACTCAAGGACAGAAACATTTGATGAGGAAGGCACAGAGAACAGTATTTCCCATACCCCCGACACGGATTACACTGGTCACTCTCTCTTTGATTCTGACGTGGACATGGATGACTACAGAGATCATGAACAATGCAAGTGA